One window from the genome of Emys orbicularis isolate rEmyOrb1 chromosome 22, rEmyOrb1.hap1, whole genome shotgun sequence encodes:
- the KLHDC7A gene encoding kelch domain-containing protein 7A: MTNGAQVSRDWQSDMQLAGKLAFSAAALLLLTLAYRFYKSRPSSSGIRKADHVTEQREKAGSGRGGAEETSQGLRYRQVNSNGVRPSTSKGNQSALLGGTVAAGTRGPQSTPPREDQRLPKGEEEEKEKGKEACQLVAESQPDKKPPVSEGEGQSPGVVPSVATAESAEQEAPVAGTEAGGKRNVCGLPSKPDSSVDDSRGASWAVASRQSGCSVSLRHSPCSTQPGNASELTAADRSAPNTEEEEAGDMSESLAWNQEASAGHERIQTLKATSDMGLAINQSDKRSDASYTFSSVTKIQVEENYIKERQPREEKPWQSTSAATSLRGKVYDYYVQSTSQSVSKERPCSYTDSLYDPDKIHEELSEYETWLRLSSPQEPAGGSAAGDEDRASLTANIPTISPSLLPFRHPAESGEPVGWGGASDPGSAFSPAHKTAEPERRFGRKESFHQIADNPELQVHMEGFGALTPAGRSDSSTPPTSPLHSCSVVSLVEPFHSLQPHASNEARVELIAGANFFKVPLSLQSDVDIHLDLGNCYDVLCMAKQQKLDSLQEAAYKVMSDNYLQVLKNPSIYGRLNARERELILLRRMKGRKYVTVADVSTQERSLNTSRLCYYENEGDVWHPLSYMPVEAVSRGCAVCSMFNYLFVVAGCEGLGQHQKSSNRVFCYNPLTSIWQEICPLNQARPHCKLVALDGYLYAIGGECLYTVERYDPRQDRWAFTAPLPNDTFAVAHTATACDGEIYVTGGTLRYMLLRYVSRSDSWKVSITSGSKDRTTEMVTAGGFIYRFDLNRSMGISVYRCSPKAKLWYECATKRMPFPPCFQCAVVENLVYCISRQFNLRFLADHVSPRFGVKELQLFPSPRGTLLPVVLVLPDRGTVQTRV, from the coding sequence ATGACCAACGGGGCTCAAGTCAGCCGGGACTGGCAGTCAGACATGCAGCTCGCTGGGAAGCTGGCATTTTCCGCAGCAGCTCTGCTCCTACTGACTTTGGCTTATAGATTCTATAAGTCCCGACCATCCAGCAGCGGGATCCGAAAAGCTGACCATGTGACGGAGCAGAGAGAAAAGGCTGGATCCGGAAGGGGAGGCGCAGAAGAAACATCACAGGGACTCAGGTACAGGCAAGTCAACAGCAATGGGGTGAGGCCAAGCACCAGCAAAGGGAATCAAAGTGCGCTCCTGGGTGGGACGGTCGCGGCGGGAACGCGGGGCCCACAAAGCACACCGCCCAGGGAAGATCAAAGGCTGccgaagggggaggaggaggagaaagagaagggaaaggaggCTTGTCAGCTGGTCGCCGAATCACAGCCAGACAAAAAGCCGCCTGTTtcggagggagaggggcagagtcCAGGTGTGGTCCCGAGCGTGGCGACAGCAGAGAGTGCAGAGCAGGAGGCGCCAGTGGCAGGAACAGAAGCCGGAGGTAAGCGTAACGTTTGCGGTCTGCCAAGCAAACCGGACAGCTCCGTAGATGACAGCAGGGGGGCCAGCTGGGCCGTAGCCTCGCGGCAGTCTGGGTGTAGCGTCAGCCTCAGGCACAGTCCTTGCAGCACCCAACCAGGAAATGCTTCTGAGCTCACAGCAGCTGACAGATCCGCCCCGAAcactgaggaggaggaagcgGGAGACATGAGTGAGAGTTTGGCCTGGAACCAGGAGGCCTCGGCTGGCCACGAGAGGATTCAGACCCTCAAAGCTACATCAGACATGGGCTTAGCCATCAACCAAAGCGATAAGAGGTCTGATGCCTCCTACACGTTCTCCTCCGTTACAAAGATACAGGTGGAGGAAAACTATATTAAAGAGAGGCAGCCCAGGGAAGAAAAGCCATGGCAGTCCACATCCGCCGCCACTAGCCTGCGAGGCAAGGTCTACGACTACTACGTCCAGTCCACCTCGCAGTCTGTGTCGAAGGAGCGGCCCTGCTCGTACACCGACTCACTCTACGACCCCGACAAAATCCACGAAGAGCTCAGTGAATATGAGACTTGGCTGCGCCTGTCTTCACCCCAAGAACCAGCCGGTGGGTCGGCAGCGGGAGATGAAGACCGAGCTTCACTGACAGCAAACATCCCAACCATCTCTCCCAGTCTCCTGCCTTTCAGACATCCCGCGGAGAGCGGGGAGCCTGTAGGCTGGGGTGGTGCATCGGATCCGGGCAGCGCCTTCTCGCCCGCCCACAAGACAGCTGAACCGGAACGCAGGTTCGGCAGGAAAGAGAGTTTCCATCAAATTGCAGATAACCCCGAACTTCAGGTGCACATGGAAGGGTTCGGGGCTTTGACACCAGCCGGCAGATCTGACTCAAGCACTCCCCCCACCAGTCCCCTCCACTCCTGCTCCGTCGTTTCCCTGGTGGAACCGTTTCACAGCCTCCAGCCTCATGCAAGCAACGAAGCCagagtggaactcattgctggtGCCAACTTCTTCAAAGTCCCATTAAGCTTGCAGTCCGACGTGGACATCCACCTGGATTTGGGGAACTGCTATGATGTCCTGTGCATGGCCAAGCAGCAGAAACTGGACAGTCTCCAGGAGGCAGCGTATAAGGTCATGAGCGACAATTACCTCCAGGTCCTGAAGAACCCGTCTATCTACGGGCGCCTCAATGCCAGGGAGAGGGAGCTGATCCTCCTGAGGAGGATGAAGGGCAGGAAGTACGTCACCGTGGCAGACGTCAGCACGCAGGAGCGAAGCTTGAACACCAGCAGGCTCTGTTACTACGAGAACGAAGGCGACGTCTGGCATCCCCTGTCCTATATGCCAGTGGAGGCGGTTTCTAGGGGATGCGCCGTCTGCAGCATGTTCAATTACCTCTTTGTGGTGGCTGGCTGCGAAGGGCTGGGCCAGCACCAGAAGTCTTCCAACAGGGTCTTCTGCTACAACCCCCTGACCAGTATCTGGCAGGAGATCTGCCCACTGAACCAAGCCAGGCCTCACTGCAAGCTTGTCGCCTTGGATGGATACCTGTATGCGATTGGGGGAGAGTGCCTCTATACTGTGGAAAGGTATGACCCCCGCCAGGACCGGTGGGCCTTCACCGCGCCGCTGCCCAATGATACCTTCGCCGTCGCCCACACCGCGACGGCGTGCGACGGGGAGATTTATGTGACCGGGGGCACACTGCGCTACATGTTGCTCCGGTACGTCAGCCGGTCAGACAGCTGGAAGGTCAGCATCACCAGCGGGAGCAAGGACCGGACCACCGAAATGGTGACCGCCGGTGGCTTCATCTACCGCTTTGACCTCAACCGCAGCATGGGCATCAGCGTCTACCGCTGCAGCCCGAAAGCCAAGCTGTGGTACGAGTGCGCCACCAAACGCATGCCCTTCCCACCCTGCTTCCAGTGTGCCGTGGTGGAGAACCTGGTTTACTGCATCAGCCGCCAGTTCAACCTCAGGTTCCTGGCTGACCACGTCTCGCCGCGCTTCGGAGTCAAGGAGTTACAACTTTTCCCTTCCCCCCGGGGGACCCTCCTCCCCGTCGTCCTGGTGCTGCCAGACAGAGGCACGGTGCAAACAAGGGTCTGA